The following are from one region of the Zonotrichia albicollis isolate bZonAlb1 chromosome 15, bZonAlb1.hap1, whole genome shotgun sequence genome:
- the ECSCR gene encoding endothelial cell-specific chemotaxis regulator isoform X2: MPLPSLRALLGLLLLLPGSTAPTNSSTPAGTGPSQPTAPSPEAKNHSPEPSVKSTTLTNLSLTSVGQTPTAKPSPTTTTTLTAITERDDKSSGNRSTASPSPAPRGQDPLRNESTTTSATQGASSSQTGTSKPITPAPNSSSQLPSPTPTDEKSPLTVAAFGVISFVVILIVVVIILVSVVSLRFKCNHSKDSEDKQKPGTSMVSESCSADTSQKGNSITLISMKNINTNNSMSYPPSEKVL, translated from the exons GTTCCACAGCTCCCACAAACTCCTCCACCCCTGCTGGAACAG GTCCATCCCAACCAACAGCACCCAGCCCTGAAGCCAAGAACCACAGCCCAG AGCCATCAGTAAAATCAACAACACTGACGAACCTGAGCCTCACCTCTGTGGGTCAAACTCCTACAGCCAAGCCCTCCCCCACCACTACAACAACTCTGACAGCAATCACTGAGAGAG ATGATAAGTCCAGTGGAAACAGAAGCACGGCATCTCCTTCTCCAGCACCTCGAG GTCAGGATCCCCTGAGGAATGAGAGCACCACAACATCAGCGACTCAAGGTGCTTCCTCCTCACAGACAG GCACCTCAAAACCCATCACCCCAGCACCCAACTCCTCCAGCCAATTGCCCAGTCCCACCCCGACAGACGAGAAATCACCGCTGACAGTGGCAGCTTTTG GTGTCATCAGCTTTGTCGTTATCCTGATAGTGGTGGTCATCATCCTGGTCAGCGTGGTCAGCCTGAGGTTCAAGTGCAACCACTCCAAGGACTCTGAAG ACAAACAGAAACCAGGAACCTCCATGGTATCAGAGAG CTGCTCGGCAGACACGAGCCAGAAGGGGAACAGCATCACTCTGATCTCCATGAAGAACATCAACACCAACAACAGCATGAGCTACCCCCCATCAGAAAAG GTGCTATGA
- the ECSCR gene encoding endothelial cell-specific chemotaxis regulator isoform X1, translating to MPLPSLRALLGLLLLLPGSTAPTNSSTPAGTGPSQPTAPSPEAKNHSPEPSVKSTTLTNLSLTSVGQTPTAKPSPTTTTTLTAITERDDKSSGNRSTASPSPAPRGQDPLRNESTTTSATQGASSSQTGTSKPITPAPNSSSQLPSPTPTDEKSPLTVAAFGVISFVVILIVVVIILVSVVSLRFKCNHSKDSEDKQKPGTSMVSESCSADTSQKGNSITLISMKNINTNNSMSYPPSEKVSLFSLAF from the exons GTTCCACAGCTCCCACAAACTCCTCCACCCCTGCTGGAACAG GTCCATCCCAACCAACAGCACCCAGCCCTGAAGCCAAGAACCACAGCCCAG AGCCATCAGTAAAATCAACAACACTGACGAACCTGAGCCTCACCTCTGTGGGTCAAACTCCTACAGCCAAGCCCTCCCCCACCACTACAACAACTCTGACAGCAATCACTGAGAGAG ATGATAAGTCCAGTGGAAACAGAAGCACGGCATCTCCTTCTCCAGCACCTCGAG GTCAGGATCCCCTGAGGAATGAGAGCACCACAACATCAGCGACTCAAGGTGCTTCCTCCTCACAGACAG GCACCTCAAAACCCATCACCCCAGCACCCAACTCCTCCAGCCAATTGCCCAGTCCCACCCCGACAGACGAGAAATCACCGCTGACAGTGGCAGCTTTTG GTGTCATCAGCTTTGTCGTTATCCTGATAGTGGTGGTCATCATCCTGGTCAGCGTGGTCAGCCTGAGGTTCAAGTGCAACCACTCCAAGGACTCTGAAG ACAAACAGAAACCAGGAACCTCCATGGTATCAGAGAG CTGCTCGGCAGACACGAGCCAGAAGGGGAACAGCATCACTCTGATCTCCATGAAGAACATCAACACCAACAACAGCATGAGCTACCCCCCATCAGAAAAGGTTTCCCTCTTCAGCCTTGCTTTTTAG